A section of the Kluyveromyces lactis strain NRRL Y-1140 chromosome F complete sequence genome encodes:
- the AZF1 gene encoding Azf1p (weakly similar to uniprot|P41696 Saccharomyces cerevisiae YOR113W AZF1 Zinc-finger transcription factor involved in induction of CLN3 transcription in response to glucose genetic and physical interactions indicate a possible role in mitochondrial transcription or genome maintenance) produces MGSTETQNNGAGGQRQEQDSAQSKDKMPPPQGQPVNHPNTLTSLNQPPGSGQRQDSLSMYTNFNQPRLSTDSSISSFLNIDNQPDNRGSTSQMGQVPSNTGQELPYTRGFSIVNNLWNAPAPHPQNDVAFTTTRRQSEQLEPFMPKFNTSSFSQPSKGLQQQRQQFQQPQLQQGQQSQSVQQQQSQQQQQQQLQQQYQQQQAQQQHQQAQQQQQQSQASQHGQQSQFQQGTQNSQSQGHLQGSINNALGRPESVSSSKRNSLYFPTSDADLDFFNTGKRNSIAMKPPLIKPNGSGQNQQVNGADDMEVPFFQGPLSRKNSIKFNPEDFADFQFKRRDSSVRATLDNSNYMPAPPKRINDGSLSPIEHQMVDNEDVEDVETRLHKHLYSLVDNVKLDKSPPKKKQKATKKQKKATQTGKKVNDDEHQHHLDNGQMQSDNGAHMQSLTPLNNSISSMDDSKPLLGATKVDQLMLVIQARKNGVTDKVPRSADGSLLLESAPSIIPPLSQLVGGVEKPKSKGVKQFQCPYCHKYFTQSTHLEVHVRSHIGYKPFSCEFCGKRFTQGGNLRTHIRLHTGEKPYECERCGRKFSRKGNLAAHKLTHDNLKPFECKLDDCNKNFTQLGNMKAHQNRFHLQTLNRLTQRLAEMDPNENISQKERELLDYFASIYRNSNRGIKGRGKGNQNIVPLNSFDKHQQMDDPSVRVAAKALGSLTQSKQPSPMTYETTSNSSIPDKNNQFSFQDNETQLDDAAYAATGALGLGSRNTKTPSQKEKVHFKDVNFIR; encoded by the coding sequence ATGGGCAGCACAGAAACTCAAAACAATGGTGCTGGTGGTCAGCGTCAAGAGCAAGATAGTGCTCAAAGCAAGGATAAGATGCCTCCTCCTCAGGGCCAACCCGTGAACCATCCAAATACTTTGACTTCTTTGAACCAGCCACCGGGTAGTGGTCAAAGACAGGATTCTCTTTCAATGTATACGAATTTCAATCAGCCAAGGTTGTCTACGGATAGTTCGATTTCTTCGTTTTTGAACATTGATAATCAGCCGGATAACAGAGGGTCTACTTCACAGATGGGACAAGTGCCTAGCAACACGGGGCAAGAGTTACCCTATACTAGAGGGTTCTCCATTGTTAATAACCTTTGGAACGCGCCTGCCCCTCATCCGCAGAACGATGTCGCCTTCACTACCACAAGAAGACAATCTGAGCAATTGGAACCCTTCATGCCCAAGTTTAATACATCAAGTTTCTCGCAACCTTCAAAGGGTTTACAGCAGCAAAGGCAGCAGTTTCAACAGCCACAGTTGCAACAGGGACAACAATCTCAATCAgttcaacagcagcaatcccaacagcagcaacaacagcagttACAGCAACAATATCAACAGCAGCAAGCTcagcaacaacatcaacaggcccagcaacagcaacagcaatcACAGGCTTCACAACATGGCCAGCAATCACAATTCCAACAGGGAACACAGAATTCACAATCACAGGGCCACCTCCAAGGATCTATCAATAACGCTCTTGGACGTCCAGAATCAGTATCCTcttcgaaaagaaactcGTTGTATTTCCCTACTTCTGATGCAGATttagatttcttcaacacGGGGAAACGTAACTCTATCGCAATGAAACCACCATTGATCAAACCAAACGGTAGCGgacaaaatcaacaagTTAATGGTGCAGACGATATGGAAGTTCCATTTTTCCAGGGCCCTCTATCGAGGAAGAATTCGATCAAATTCAACCCGGAGGATTTTGCtgatttccaattcaaaagaagggATTCTTCTGTCAGAGCTACCCTGGACAACTCAAATTACATGCCTGCTCCTCCAAAGAGAATAAATGATGGTTCTTTGAGCCCTATCGAACATCAAATGGTAGATAATGAGGACGTTGAAGATGTGGAAACAAGGTTACATAAACACTTATATTCATTGGTGGATAACGTGAAACTGGATAAATCACctccaaagaagaaacaaaaagctactaagaaacagaaaaaggCTACTCAGACTGGTAAAAAGGTCAATGATGACgaacatcaacatcatcttGACAATGGGCAAATGCAATCAGACAACGGAGCTCACATGCAGTCGTTGACACCTCTGAACAATTCCATATCATCGATGGATGACTCTAAGCCTCTATTGGGTGCTACTAAAGTTGATCAATTAATGTTAGTGATTCAAGCGCGTAAGAATGGTGTCACGGACAAAGTTCCACGTTCTGCTGATGGTTCTCTCTTATTGGAATCAGCACCTTCCATCATACCACCTCTATCACAACTAGTAGGTGGTGTTGAAAAGCCGAAATCTAAAGGCGTTAAACAATTCCAATGTCCATACTGTCACAAATACTTCACTCAATCCACTCATCTTGAGGTCCATGTAAGATCGCACATTGGCTATAAGCCATTCTCATGTGAATTTTGCGGTAAAAGATTTACTCAAGGTGGTAACTTGAGAACGCACATTCGTTTACATACAGGTGAAAAACCTTATGAGTGTGAAAGATGTGGTAGAAAGTTTTCACGTAAGGGCAACTTGGCAGCGCATAAGTTGACCCATGACAATCTGAAACCGTTCGAGTGTAAGTTGGATGACTGTAACAAGAATTTCACACAATTAGGTAATATGAAGGCACATCAAAATAGGTTCCATTTACAAACCTTAAATAGGTTGACACAAAGATTGGCAGAAATGGATCCAAACGAGAACATTTCTCAGAAGGAACGTGAATTGCTAGATTACTTTGCTTCTATCTACAGAAACAGTAATCGTGGTATTAAGGGAAGAGGTAAGGGTAATCAAAACATTGTTCCGCTGAACTCGTTCGACAAGCACCAACAGATGGATGATCCCAGTGTCAGAGTAGCCGCTAAGGCCTTAGGCTCCCTGACTCAATCAAAGCAACCTTCGCCAATGACATACGAAACAACTTCAAACTCCTCTATACCTGACAAGAACAaccaattttcttttcaagacaATGAAACTCAATTGGATGATGCTGCATACGCTGCTACAGGTGCTCTTGGCTTAGGAAGCAGGAACACCAAAACCCCTTCACAAAAGGAGAAGGTTCACTTCAAGGACGtcaatttcatcagatAG
- the CIM1 gene encoding mitochondrial HMG-box protein CIM1 (similar to uniprot|Q12219 Saccharomyces cerevisiae YOR114W Hypothetical ORF) → MLKMLPTSTLPARFSVLQVTNKKSFKRLDQRPLDVFQYYLQLQIDRLNIIADYKDHRSHIPLVRRIRAEWESLSITKRRVYHALFFKFNKIDFRKLGNEELARYLAISCPISSAYLLFRSKYKLQFNLIWEQRYIKQEEAPMHRPTYLERHTPLMKIISHSQTKMDSMLNAHLRYQEMCKSCKKVWKEKVTDEQKQLLYDKIKSSKERFNTEMQIERKELVLLTKVLEDSVPEDSMESLADSLSYHNFEQKKEVNNHLLVSLPYILRKKK, encoded by the coding sequence ATGTTAAAAATGTTACCGACTTCGACTCTTCCTGCAAGATTTTCTGTCCTCCAGGTGACCAACAAGAAATCCTTCAAGAGACTTGATCAGAGACCACTAGATGTATTCCAATATTATTTACAGCTGCAAATCGACAGGCTTAATATTATTGCTGATTATAAAGATCATAGGAGTCATATTCCTTTGGTGAGGCGAATAAGGGCAGAATGGGAATCATTATCAATCACGAAAAGAAGGGTTTATCATGCgttgttcttcaaattcaataagATCGATTTCAGAAAATTAGGAAACGAAGAACTGGCAAGGTACCTTGCAATATCGTGTCCTATTTCAAGTGCATATCTTTTGTTTCGCTCAAAATATAAACTACAGTTTAATCTAATTTGGGAACAGAGGTACataaaacaagaagaagctcCAATGCACCGTCCCACGTACTTGGAAAGACATACTCCACTTATGAAAATAATATCTCATTCACAGACAAAAATGGATTCTATGCTTAACGCACACCTCAGGTACCAAGAGATGTGTAAATCATGTAAAAAGgtttggaaagaaaaagtcaCTGACGAGCAAAAGCAGTTGTTGTACGACAAGATAAAGAGCAGCAAGGAACGTTTCAATACTGAAATgcaaattgaaagaaaagagttGGTATTATTGACAAAAGTTTTGGAGGACTCAGTCCCAGAAGACTCCATGGAATCTCTGGCTGACTCGCTCTCGTACCATAATTTcgaacaaaagaaagaagtcaaCAACCATTTGCTAGTGTCCCTTCCATACATACttcgaaagaaaaaataa
- the RPC19 gene encoding DNA-directed RNA polymerase core subunit RPC19 (similar to uniprot|P28000 Saccharomyces cerevisiae YNL113W RPC19 RNA polymerase subunit common to RNA polymerases I and III) has product MAEVEKQDVDMLAAEQNDQVDQVEEEVDSEKIKLLTEATSEDGTSASFRITDEDHTLGNTLRYMIMKNPEVEFCGYSIPHPSENFLHIRIQTYGKITAVEALHKGLGDLMDMCDAVEDRFTQRIREM; this is encoded by the coding sequence ATGGCTGAAGTGGAAAAGCAAGATGTTGATATGCTAGCAGCTGAACAAAATGATCAAGTTGATCAAGTGGAGGAAGAAGTGGACAGtgaaaagatcaaactTCTCACAGAAGCTACTTCCGAAGATGGTACTAGTGCTTCTTTCAGAATAACAGATGAAGATCATACCCTTGGTAACACGCTTCGTTATATGATCATGAAAAACCCGGAGGTAGAATTCTGTGGTTACTCTATTCCTCATCCTTCAGAAAACTTTTTGCACATTAGAATTCAAACATACGGCAAAATTACTGCTGTAGAGGCTTTGCACAAGGGTCTTGGAGATCTAATGGACATGTGTGATGCTGTAGAGGACAGATTCACGCAAAGAATCAGGGAAATGTAG
- the CEX1 gene encoding COPI-interacting protein CEX1 (similar to uniprot|Q12453 Saccharomyces cerevisiae YOR112W Hypothetical ORF), producing the protein MDYIFKSISNFQLPFTTDGVSVVNMPFGTLESGTRKSDSLPVTIHTYKTDQVPAVFLKNHVLKCKILKLPGLAKVLDVIEPSTDKVYIITERITALNSLDYFNFNENALKLGIYEIALTLNVLHQQGKSLFGALCLGNVYVNSKGEWVLYALELSTSLNDTNHFTSNIQTYNDVVRGYDDWQLGNGSASNIDSIQLANFFNKLLTNRISSSWKPVISQLAKGQPGAIGKLISKMQTDAENPLISIYDNLKEIHIKDSADKVMILSNIQQKITADDASFQNCTPGFLEYLLLPELIQCLQLLAATNQPISSQVPFLGTIFHLTCSDSPIIANEDVFQNQIKPLIFQSFNVADRQVRFLLLLHFPKFMQKLSASEVADKIFPTFIQGLSDTDQVIRLQTLKNVSHLIGKITERQLNNDLLRVLAKTQVDKDIGIRTLTILIITKIAHKLNKSNNRSTILATAFTKSLKDPELKPRLATLYGLEITLDLFDAETIAQRILTVIGPGLLDRNKQVRTTAKKVFQMYWDKLEEESASVVEEDNSTFIHTEEFEKMMNDEEDGKLINGFIQSVKLSTPTPTSTPIILTEETVEVDPWNSAFDDEEFDDSWNVDEPQSRTTKTDTEVKSFGFKVPVSKSWNDDLNEESIESETARKPLTSRRKPLPRQNKPSILGKASAKPSILTRNKSSSPIVTSSKNIKSATNIPSKMSNLVLDDDDTEDGWGDDW; encoded by the coding sequence ATGGAttacattttcaaatcGATATCTAACTTTCAATTGCCTTTTACTACCGATGGTGTATCTGTTGTGAATATGCCATTTGGTACGCTGGAAAGTGGAACCAGGAAatcagattcattaccTGTTACCATTCATACGTATAAAACTGACCAAGTACCAGCTGTTTTTTTAAAGAACCATGTTTTGAAATGTAAGATCCTTAAGCTTCCGGGTCTAGCGAAAGTATTAGATGTCATTGAACCATCCACAGATAAAGTCTACATCATCACCGAAAGAATTACTGCTCTTAACTCATTGGATTATTTTAACTTCAATGAAAATGCTTTGAAACTTGGTATCTATGAAATAGCACTGACGTTGAACGTTTTACATCAACAAGGCAAGTCACTTTTCGGTGCATTGTGTTTAGGTAATGTCTATGTCAACAGTAAAGGTGAATGGGTATTATATGCATTGGAGCTATCGACCAGCTTGAACGATACAAACCATTTCACGTCCAATATCCAGACCTATAACGATGTTGTGAGGGGCTATGACGATTGGCAGTTGGGAAATGGGTCAGCTTCAAACATTGACTCCATACAACTGGCgaactttttcaataaactTTTAACAAATAGAATATCTTCCAGCTGGAAGCCAGTCATATCACAGCTTGCAAAGGGTCAACCAGGTGCTATTGGTAAGCTTATCAGCAAAATGCAGACTGATGCAGAAAATCCTTTGATATCCATATACGATAACCTAAAGGAGATTCATATTAAGGACTCAGCAGATAAAGTTATGATACTTTCCAATATCCAACAAAAAATTACTGCCGATGATGCATCCTTTCAAAATTGCACACCAGGGTTCTTGGAGTATTTATTGCTACCGGAGTTAATTCAATGTCTACAATTACTTGCTGCCACAAATCAACCGATATCAAGTCAAGTGCCCTTTCTCGGCACTATATTCCACCTAACATGTTCTGATAGTCCCATTATAGCCAATGAAGACGTTTTCCAAAACCAGATCAAACCgttaatttttcaatctttcaatgtAGCCGACAGACAGGTTAGGTtcttgctgttgttgcacTTTCCGAAATTCATGCAGAAACTATCAGCTTCTGAGGTTGCTGACAAAATATTCCCAACATTTATTCAAGGTCTATCAGATACAGATCAAGTTATAAGGTTGcaaactttgaaaaacgTTTCACACCtcattggaaaaattaCTGAACGTCAACTCAATAACGATCTTTTACGTGTATTAGCTAAAACACAAGTGGATAAAGATATCGGGATTAGAACATTAACCATATTGATTATTACGAAAATTGCTCATAAACTcaacaaatcaaataataGATCAACAATTCTGGCCACAGCATTCAcgaaatctttgaaagatccaGAATTGAAGCCGAGATTGGCTACCCTTTATGGACTTGAAATAACTCTAGATCTGTTTGATGCTGAAACTATCGCTCAGAGAATTTTGACAGTAATCGGCCCTGGCTTGCTAGATCGGAACAAACAAGTCCGCACAACTGCTAAAAAGGTTTTCCAGATGTACTGGGATAAGTTGGAGGAAGAATCTGCTTCAGTAGTTGAAGAGGATAATTCAACGTTCATTCACACAGAAGAATTCgaaaaaatgatgaatgATGAGGAAGACGGAAAACTGATTAATGGATTTATACAGAGTGTGAAATTAAGCACTCCGACTCCTACTTCAACCCCTATTATTCTCACTGAAGAAACTGTTGAGGTTGATCCGTGGAACTCAGCAtttgatgacgaagagTTCGACGACAGCTGGAATGTTGACGAACCTCAAAGCCGTACTACAAAGACTGATACTGAAGTGAAATCATTTGGCTTTAAAGTCCCGGTGAGTAAATCTTGGAATGACGATCTTAACGAAGAGAGCATTGAAAGTGAAACTGCCAGGAAACCGTTGACATCTAGAAGGAAACCACTACCGCGCCAAAACAAGCCTTCAATCTTAGGAAAAGCAAGTGCAAAACCATCAATCCTAACCAGAaataaatcatcatctcCTATTGTAACTTCCAGCAAAAACATCAAAAGCGCAACCAATATTCCATCTAAAATGTCAAATCTTGTCCtcgatgatgacgatacAGAGGACGGTTGGGGTGATGATTGGTAG
- the TRS33 gene encoding Trs33p (similar to uniprot|Q99394 Saccharomyces cerevisiae YOR115C TRS33 Component of the targeting complex (TRAPP) involved in ER to Golgi membrane traffic) has product MSSSNPQRNPVVDTPEQIERRRIVEQFLLFQESLPKVNALSYQWLLNEMVPMSMAVENNLSQLDENSSVSSQSVEPTSDEINEEIHKLSLNKLEYVPSHKLIAQLCHASDEVKEKVTERLYKIGSGIGSKMTELLIFSNNPNLSFNSMDTLGMVRFICKEVWKLLYGKQIDNLKTNHRGVFYLFDYEFQPIQNFALDDDEEKLLSTVSPYIQVPLGVISGILTSLGVPEDDILVSFTYVDIPEDKKKPVGQFPKGLNFNIQVNQFQNNQD; this is encoded by the coding sequence ATGTCATCCTCAAATCCACAAAGAAATCCGGTGGTAGATACTCCAGAACAGATAGAAAGGCGAAGAATAGTAGAGCAGtttttattatttcaagaatcGTTACCGAAGGTCAATGCTCTTTCATACCAATGGCTACTCAATGAAATGGTGCCTATGTCAATGGCAGTTGAGAATAATTTAAGCCAGTTAGATGAAAATTCCAGCGTAAGTTCGCAGTCTGTTGAACCAACATCTGACGaaataaatgaagaaatacaCAAACTATCCTTGAATAAACTGGAATATGTACCTTCTCACAAACTAATCGCCCAACTTTGCCATGCCAGTGATGAAGTAAAGGAAAAAGTTACCGAGAGATTATACAAGATTGGAAGCGGCATAGGCAGTAAGATGACAGAATTACTAATTTTCAGCAATAACCCGAATCTTTCATTTAACTCGATGGACACGTTAGGAATGGTTAGATTCATATGCAAGGAAGTCTGGAAACTGCTGTATGGGAAACAGATAGATAATTTGAAGACGAATCACCGCGGAGTGTTCTATCTTTTCGATTATGAATTCCAACCGATTCAAAATTTTGCATTggacgatgatgaagaaaaattattgAGTACCGTGTCGCCATATATACAGGTGCCGCTAGGAGTTATCTCAGGAATCCTCACTTCTCTTGGGGTgccagaagatgatatctTGGTATCATTCACCTATGTCGATATTCCTGAAGACAAAAAGAAGCCTGTTGGCCAATTTCCAAAGGGTCTTAACTTTAACATTCAAGTAAATCAGTTCCAGAATAATCAGGATTGA
- the CYB5 gene encoding Cyb5p (similar to uniprot|P40312 Saccharomyces cerevisiae YNL111C CYB5 Cytochrome b5 involved in the sterol and lipid biosynthesis pathways required for sterol C5-6 and fatty acid desaturation), whose translation MAKLLTYKEVSEHKTVDDLWMIIDGKVYDCTKFVDEHPGGDEILVDLGGQDATGPFEDIGHSDDAIKLLEPMYVGDIDITSEPVLTQTTDMSSAATTGGEGNGLMIIALIAVFLAIAYYYFNQ comes from the coding sequence ATGGCTAAACTTTTAACGTATAAAGAGGTTTCTGAACACAAAACTGTCGATGACTTGTGGATGATTATCGACGGGAAAGTATATGACTGTACCAAGTTTGTAGATGAACATCCAGGTGGGGATGAGATCTTAGTCGATCTTGGTGGGCAGGATGCCACTGGTCCATTCGAAGACATCGGTCACTCTGACGATGCCATCAAATTATTGGAACCAATGTACGTTGGTGATATCGATATCACATCTGAGCCAGTTCTTACCCAGACTACAGATATGTCTTCTGCTGCTACTACGGGAGGAGAAGGTAATGGGTTAATGATCATCGCATTGATTGCTGTGTTTTTGGCCATTGCATACTACTACTTCAACCAATGA
- the NOP15 gene encoding rRNA-binding ribosome biosynthesis protein NOP15 (similar to uniprot|P53927 Saccharomyces cerevisiae YNL110C NOP15 Constituent of 66S pre-ribosomal particles involved in 60S ribosomal subunit biogenesis localizes to both nucleolus and cytoplasm) yields the protein MKAHRIALIYQYIPMYHWNKELSNFEGVSTSSLCGNSLHISYRYIPKHCISLITKFDKNKETVTMVKSLKSNPTRQAKKDQPKASKKQVKETKALESEDLEAVSESDESDIEGFQSASENEASSDAGSSEEEEEEEEQDEEEGELGEIELKQGSHTIKKLDPKKQSENDKAKAKEDKSSDLSGILYISRLPQGFKERELSKYFSQFGDLKQVRLARNKKTGNSRHYAFLEYINKDDAVVAQESMNNYLLMGHLLKVKVLPNGSSIDKLFRYKKKPFVTSKVTKSSAQLKKTADEKHEERIAKLKDAGIDFKW from the coding sequence atgaaagctcatcgcatcgcATTGATCTATCAGTATATACCTATGTACCATTGGAATAAAGAGTTGAGTAACTTTGAAGGAGTGAGCACATCGTCACTTTGTGGGAATAGTCTACACATCAGCTATAGATATATACCGAAACATTGCATATCGTTGATTACAAAGTTCGATAAGAATAAAGAGACAGTTACAATGGTAAAAAGTTTGAAGTCTAATCCTACAAGACAAGCCAAGAAGGACCAACCAAAGGCTTCTAAGAAGCAAGTTAAGGAGACAAAGGCTTTAGAGAGTGAAGATCTAGAAGCTGTCTCCGAAAGCGACGAATCTGACATTGAAGGGTTCCAAAGCGCTAGCGAAAATGAGGCTAGTAGTGATGCTGGGTCTAgtgaagaggaagaagaggaagaagaacaagatgaagaagaaggtgaacttggtgaaattgaattgaaacaaggTAGCCATACTATCAAGAAGCTAGATCCAAAGAAGCAAAGTGAAAATGACAAAGCCAAGGCTAAGGAAGATAAGTCTTCTGATTTATCAGGAATCTTGTACATCTCTAGACTACCCCAAGGGTTCAAAGAACGTGAGCTATCCAAATACTTCTCCCAGTTTGGTGATTTGAAACAAGTTAGACTAGCAAGAAATAAGAAGACCGGAAATTCAAGACATTACGCTTTCTTAGAGTATATTAACAAGGATGATGCTGTTGTTGCACAAGAAAGTATGAACAACTATTTGCTTATGGGCCATCTGCTCAAGGTCAAAGTCTTGCCTAATGGAAGCTCGATTGATAAGCTATTCAGGtacaagaagaaaccattTGTGACTAGTAAAGTTACAAAATCTTCCGCTCAATTAAAGAAAACTGCTGATGAAAAGcatgaagaaagaattgcCAAACTAAAGGATGCTGGTATTGACTTTAAATGGTAA
- the DBP2 gene encoding DEAD-box ATP-dependent RNA helicase DBP2 (similar to uniprot|P24783 Saccharomyces cerevisiae YNL112W DBP2 Essential ATP-dependent RNA helicase of the DEAD-box protein family involved in nonsense-mediated mRNA decay and rRNA processing), whose translation MSFGGGRDHQFNRNNMGSTHGDFRGSRGSDRNSYNRGNDFRGGRSFGRGPSRDTRVDLVAPNWDEELPNLPVFEKNFYQEHPDVAQMSESEVIEFRKENEMTISGHDVPKPIRSFDEAGFPSYVLDEVKQEGFAKPTGIQCQGWPMALSGRDMIGVAATGSGKTLSYCLPGIVHINAQPLLSPGDGPIVLVLAPTRELAVQIQKECSKFGASSRIRNTCVYGGVPKSQQIRDLQRGVEILIATPGRLIDMLEIGKTNLKRVTYLVLDEADRMLDMGFEPQIRKIVDQIRPDRQTLMWSATWPKEVKQLASDYLHDPIQVQIGSLELSASHTITQIVEVLTDFEKRDRLAKHLETASQDQDSKIIIFASTKRTCDEITSYLRTEGWPALAIHGDKAQNERDWVLAEFRSGRSPIMVATDVAARGIDVKGINYVINYDMPGNIEDYVHRIGRTGRAGSTGTAISFFTEGNKSLGAALIKIMREAKQDIPEELRRYDRGQYGQHPRYGGGRGGRGFGGGRGGRGFGGRGDGGYGGGGYGGGRGGFGGNRSRDQGWRR comes from the exons ATGAGTTTCGGCGGTGGAAGAGATCATCAATTTAACAGAAACAACATGGGCAGCACTCATGGTGACTTCCGTGGTAGCAGAGGTTCTGACAGAAACAGCTACAACAGAGGTAATGACTTCCGCGGTGGCCGTAGCTTTGGTCGTGGTCCATCTCGTGATACCAGAGTTGATTTGGTCGCTCCAAACTGGGACGAAGAACTACCAAATTTGCCagttttcgaaaagaatttttACCAAGAACATCCAGATGTTGCTCAAATGAGTGAAAGTGAAGTTATCGAATTTAGAAAGGAAAACGAAATGACCATTTCTGGTCATGACGTTCCAAAACCTATCAGAAGTTTTGATGAAGCTGGTTTCCCATCTTATGTCTTGGATGAAGTTAAGCAAGAAGGTTTCGCCAAACCAACTGGTATTCAATGCCAAGGTTGGCCTATGGCTTTGTCTGGTAGAGATATGATTGGTGTCGCTGCGACCGGTTCCGGTAAGACCTTATCATACTGTTTACCAGGTATCGTTCATATTAATGCTCAACCTTTGCTATCTCCAGGTGATGGTCCAATTGTTTTGGTATTGGCTCCAACCAGAGAATTAGCtgttcaaattcaaaaagaatgtTCCAAATTTGGTGCTTCCTCTAGAATTAGAAACACTTGTGTCTATGGTGGTGTTCCAAAGTCTCAACAAATCAGAGATTTACAGAGAGGTGTAGAAATCCTGATTGCTACTCCAGGTAGATTGATTGACATGTTGGAAATTGGTAAGACAAACTTGAAAAGAGTCACTTACCTTGTCTTGGATGAAGCTGATAGAATGTTGGATATGGGTTTCGAACCTCAAATCAGAAAAATTGTCGATCAAATTAGACCTGATAGACAAACTTTGATGTGGTCCGCTACTTGGCCAAAGGAAGTTAAACAATTGGCAAGTGACTATTTGCATGATCCAATTCAAGTTCAAATTGGTTCTTTGGAATTGTCTGCATCCCACACAATCACTCAGATCGTCGAAGTCCTTACTGATTTCGAAAAGAGAGATAGATTGGCCAAGCATTTGGAAACCGCTTCTCAAGATCAAGACTCCAAGATCATCATTTTTGCTTCCACTAAGAGAACTTGTGATGAGATCACTTCTTATTTGAGAACTGAAGGCTGGCCAGCTTTGGCCATTCACGGTGACAAGGCTCAGAACGAGCGTGATTGGGTTTTGGCTGAGTTTAGGTCCGGTAGATCTCCTATCATGGTAGCAACTGATGTTGCTGCTAGAGGTATTG ACGTCAAGGGTATTAATTACGTTATCAATTACGATATGCCAGGCAACATCGAAGATTATGTGCATAGAATTGGTAGAACTGGTAGAGCCGGTTCTACTGGTACTGCCATCTCCTTCTTCACTGAAGGCAATAAATCTCTGGGTGCTGCTTTGATCAAGATTATGAGAGAAGCTAAACAAGATATTCCAGAAGAACTAAGAAGATACGACAGGGGTCAATACGGCCAACATCCAAGATATGGTGGCGGCCGTGGTGGTCGTGGCTTTGGTGGTGGCCGTGGTGGCCGTGGCTTTGGTGGCCGTGGTGATGGTGGTTACGGTGGTGGTGGTTACGGTGGTGGCCGTGGCGGCTTCGGTGGAAACAGATCCAGAGACCAAGGCTGGAGACGTTAG